The proteins below are encoded in one region of Microbispora sp. NBC_01189:
- a CDS encoding FdrA family protein translates to MTDLVEVRPGVYHDSVTLMRVSQALTARPEVIVAVVAMGTDLNAGLARDLGFAVPPTTPGDLLVAIRAAAAADLGEAAAELERQLATTGTGGGTRGGTGGGSTRDEAPHRTVRSAARSWEATVALVSVPGEHAFAEALDAVESGLSVMIFSDNVPVEQEILLKDRARARGVLVMGPDCGTAVVGGAGLGFANVLRPGPVGVVAASGTGAQQVTCLLDIAGVGVSHVLGVGGRDLSADVGGRSAVQALRALDEDPATELIVLVSKPPAPEAARAVRDLDLATPVVAALLGPGQDDLTAVAEKALRALGRDVPEWPSWPAVEAPASEGLRPLRGLYSGGTLCAEAALIAGADTTTEAEFVDFGDDAYTRGRAHPMIDPSLRREALRGVASGVVLLDVVLGHGADPDPSSWLAPEVRDAVARGVDVVVALVGAEGDPQGPRAQAANLNEAGAAVFTSNAAAARHARRLADG, encoded by the coding sequence GTGACCGATCTCGTCGAGGTCCGCCCCGGCGTCTACCACGACTCGGTGACGCTGATGCGGGTCAGCCAGGCGCTCACCGCCCGGCCGGAGGTGATCGTGGCCGTCGTCGCGATGGGCACGGATCTCAACGCCGGTCTCGCCCGCGACCTCGGCTTCGCGGTCCCGCCCACGACGCCCGGCGACCTGCTGGTGGCGATCAGGGCGGCCGCGGCCGCCGATCTCGGCGAGGCCGCCGCCGAGCTGGAGCGGCAGCTCGCCACGACCGGGACGGGGGGCGGGACAAGGGGCGGGACGGGGGGCGGGAGCACCCGCGACGAGGCGCCGCACCGCACCGTCCGGTCGGCCGCGCGGTCATGGGAGGCGACCGTGGCGCTGGTGAGCGTGCCCGGCGAGCACGCCTTCGCCGAGGCGCTGGACGCCGTCGAGTCCGGGCTCTCGGTCATGATCTTCAGTGACAACGTGCCGGTCGAGCAGGAGATCCTGCTCAAGGACCGGGCGCGGGCCAGGGGCGTGCTCGTCATGGGCCCCGACTGCGGCACCGCAGTCGTGGGCGGGGCGGGTCTGGGCTTCGCCAACGTGCTGCGGCCGGGCCCGGTGGGGGTCGTGGCCGCCTCGGGGACCGGCGCCCAGCAGGTGACGTGCCTGCTCGACATCGCCGGCGTCGGCGTGTCGCACGTGCTCGGCGTGGGCGGCCGGGACCTGTCCGCCGACGTGGGCGGGCGCTCGGCCGTGCAGGCCCTGCGCGCGCTGGACGAGGACCCGGCGACCGAGCTGATCGTGCTGGTCTCCAAGCCGCCCGCCCCCGAGGCGGCCCGCGCCGTACGGGACCTCGACCTGGCCACCCCGGTCGTCGCCGCGTTGCTCGGGCCGGGGCAGGACGACCTGACCGCCGTCGCGGAGAAGGCGCTGCGCGCCCTCGGCCGGGACGTGCCCGAGTGGCCGTCCTGGCCCGCCGTCGAGGCGCCCGCCAGCGAGGGGCTGCGTCCGCTGCGGGGGCTCTACTCCGGCGGCACGCTGTGCGCCGAGGCGGCCCTGATCGCCGGCGCGGACACGACCACGGAGGCGGAGTTCGTCGACTTCGGGGACGACGCGTACACGCGGGGGCGGGCCCACCCCATGATCGACCCGTCGCTGCGCCGGGAGGCGCTGCGCGGCGTCGCCTCGGGCGTCGTGCTGCTCGACGTGGTGCTCGGGCACGGCGCCGACCCCGATCCGTCCTCCTGGCTCGCGCCCGAGGTCCGCGACGCCGTCGCCAGGGGAGTGGACGTGGTGGTCGCGCTGGTCGGCGCGGAGGGCGACCCGCAGGGGCCACGCGCCCAGGCCGCGAACCTGAACGAGGCCGGCGCGGCCGTCTTCACCTCCAACGCGGCGGCGGCGCGGCACGCCCGCCGCCTGGCGGACGGCTGA
- a CDS encoding DUF1116 domain-containing protein: MTLSMLYGEPRVITVGAEALAEALDRQAVPQRRVDWRPPAPGVAASLARVLADPRRERANATAVERMLSARPMLTGVRPAREALGLEAGTFFHAGPPITWERASGPMRGALIGAMLFEGLAATPEEAAERLASGAGITLDSCHHHRTVGPMAGVVSPSMWMLEVADAEHGGTAYCSLNEGLGKVLRYGAYGPEVAGRLRWMGEVLGPVLAAALERCGPLDLRTLVAQALQMGDELHNRNRAATSLLLREIAPSVVEAAPGRAAEVLRFVNGNDHFFLNAGMAAAKAAADAARGVPGSSLVVAMARNGTDFGIQVSGLGDRWFTGPAGVPDGLYLGGYGPDDANPDIGDSTITETVGLGGFAMAAAPAIVRFVGGEVADAVAATTSMYEITLAEHPAYQIPGLGFRGTPAGIDVALVARTGVLPAVNTGIAGRVAGTGQVGAGLVSPPAGVFTAALDALAAA; this comes from the coding sequence ATGACCCTCTCCATGCTGTACGGCGAGCCGCGCGTCATCACCGTGGGCGCCGAGGCGCTCGCCGAGGCGCTGGACCGGCAGGCCGTGCCGCAGCGGCGGGTCGACTGGCGCCCGCCGGCCCCGGGCGTCGCCGCGTCCCTCGCCCGGGTGCTCGCCGACCCCCGGCGTGAGCGGGCCAACGCGACGGCCGTGGAAAGGATGTTGTCCGCGCGGCCCATGCTCACCGGCGTACGGCCGGCCCGCGAGGCGCTGGGCCTGGAGGCCGGGACGTTCTTCCACGCCGGTCCGCCGATCACCTGGGAGCGTGCCTCCGGGCCGATGCGGGGGGCGCTCATCGGCGCGATGCTCTTCGAGGGTCTGGCCGCCACCCCGGAGGAGGCGGCGGAGCGGCTCGCCTCCGGCGCGGGGATCACCCTGGACTCCTGCCACCACCACCGCACGGTCGGCCCGATGGCGGGGGTGGTCAGCCCGTCCATGTGGATGCTGGAGGTCGCCGACGCCGAGCACGGCGGCACGGCCTACTGCTCGCTCAACGAGGGCCTGGGCAAGGTCCTGCGGTACGGCGCGTACGGACCCGAGGTGGCCGGGCGGCTGCGCTGGATGGGCGAGGTGCTCGGGCCGGTGCTCGCGGCGGCTCTGGAGCGGTGCGGGCCACTCGACCTGCGCACGCTGGTCGCGCAGGCCCTGCAGATGGGCGACGAACTGCACAACCGCAACCGGGCGGCGACGTCCCTGCTGCTGCGGGAGATCGCCCCCTCCGTCGTGGAGGCCGCCCCGGGCCGCGCGGCGGAGGTGTTGCGTTTCGTCAATGGAAACGATCATTTCTTCCTGAACGCGGGAATGGCGGCGGCGAAAGCCGCCGCCGACGCGGCGCGCGGCGTGCCGGGGTCGAGCCTGGTCGTCGCGATGGCCCGCAACGGAACGGATTTCGGAATACAGGTGTCGGGGCTCGGCGACCGGTGGTTCACCGGGCCGGCCGGGGTGCCCGACGGGCTCTACCTCGGCGGATACGGGCCGGACGACGCCAATCCCGACATCGGCGACTCCACGATCACCGAGACCGTCGGGCTCGGCGGCTTCGCGATGGCGGCGGCGCCGGCGATCGTCAGGTTCGTCGGCGGCGAGGTGGCCGACGCGGTCGCGGCCACCACCTCGATGTACGAGATCACGCTGGCCGAGCACCCGGCGTACCAGATCCCGGGGCTCGGCTTCCGGGGCACGCCCGCCGGCATCGACGTCGCCCTCGTGGCGAGGACCGGTGTGCTGCCGGCCGTGAACACCGGCATCGCGGGCCGCGTCGCCGGGACGGGGCAGGTGGGAGCGGGGCTGGTCAGCCCGCCGGCCGGAGTCTTCACGGCCGCCCTCGACGCGCTGGCCGCCGCATGA
- a CDS encoding serine/threonine-protein kinase, with protein MPEGQGPAGRPPAGVPDGQGRLVGRRYRLLSPVGRGGMGMVWHAHDVLLDRDVAVKELLMPFGLDQAGAHSAHRRMLREARSAARLSHPGIVTVHDVVEEDGRPWIVMELVRAWSLEQAVRQGGPLPVVQAAEIGVRVLDALRHAHAAGILHRDVKPGNVLLTADRVVLTDFGIAAIEGDVTITQTGLLMGSPAYIPPERLQGRTITHAADLWSFGATLYAAVEGRPPYEGPDAVAVLGAVLTQEPGRPRRAGALLPVIEGLLRKNPADRLPAARVAEMLERILHSHGAVLPGRASTPSSMPTPQNSTPAGLLPPLDIPSGPLPSRIIETPSGPVRVPLAQNGLSGGPQNGASGGASGGTPPGPSAEPAFEPAFEPFAAFGPATPFGQAPAFGQAPAFDPLSSPSGSSYAPERRKEGMWPTPAPGDMPGDLGGDAGSGPVSSQGSAPDSRPPETSTRNGRRSGRAPGADATGPHRPQVGRRRKEQTQRGTDHDPRARLLLLVAGVAVLAVIVTIALVLLPGGSKDPGGTAAGTRGPATGAAGAGSGGAKAAGRSLPAVRVPEGYRLMTEGGVSMAVPRAWTATTDDSGTVRFLGPKDTGQSIIVKKIPDGGLEALRAAEQNLNIKDYPDYTQIQLRAADYYYPAADWEYTYTNSSQVTVHSVIRYLEADGRAFAVMFASPDFDWTEAAAPVRQALWNTFRPA; from the coding sequence ATGCCAGAGGGTCAGGGACCCGCGGGGCGCCCCCCGGCCGGCGTTCCCGACGGGCAGGGCCGTCTCGTCGGGAGGCGTTACCGGCTGCTGTCCCCCGTGGGCCGCGGCGGCATGGGGATGGTGTGGCACGCCCACGACGTGCTGCTCGACCGCGACGTCGCGGTCAAGGAGTTGCTCATGCCGTTCGGGCTCGACCAGGCGGGCGCCCATTCGGCGCACCGGCGCATGCTCCGCGAGGCGCGGTCGGCGGCCCGCCTCAGCCATCCCGGCATCGTCACCGTCCACGACGTGGTCGAGGAGGACGGGCGGCCGTGGATCGTCATGGAGCTGGTCCGCGCCTGGTCCCTCGAACAGGCCGTGCGGCAGGGCGGGCCGCTGCCCGTCGTGCAGGCGGCCGAGATCGGCGTCCGGGTGCTCGACGCCCTGCGCCACGCCCACGCCGCCGGCATCCTGCACCGGGACGTGAAGCCCGGCAACGTGCTGCTCACCGCCGACCGGGTGGTGCTCACCGACTTCGGCATCGCCGCCATCGAGGGCGACGTCACGATCACCCAGACCGGCCTGCTGATGGGCTCGCCCGCCTACATCCCGCCGGAGCGCCTTCAGGGCCGCACGATCACCCACGCCGCCGACCTGTGGTCCTTCGGAGCCACCCTGTACGCCGCCGTGGAGGGCCGCCCGCCGTACGAGGGGCCCGACGCGGTCGCCGTCCTCGGCGCCGTGCTGACGCAGGAGCCCGGCCGGCCCCGCCGGGCGGGCGCGCTGCTGCCGGTCATCGAGGGCCTGCTCCGCAAGAACCCGGCCGACCGCCTCCCGGCGGCGCGGGTCGCGGAGATGCTGGAACGGATCCTGCACAGCCACGGCGCCGTGCTGCCCGGACGGGCGAGCACGCCCTCGTCGATGCCGACCCCGCAGAACTCCACTCCGGCGGGGCTGCTGCCGCCGCTCGACATCCCCTCCGGGCCGCTGCCCTCGCGCATCATCGAGACGCCCTCGGGCCCGGTCCGCGTGCCGCTCGCCCAGAACGGTCTCTCGGGCGGTCCCCAGAACGGCGCGTCGGGCGGCGCGTCGGGCGGGACGCCGCCGGGGCCCTCGGCCGAGCCCGCCTTCGAGCCCGCCTTCGAGCCTTTCGCCGCCTTCGGGCCCGCCACGCCCTTCGGCCAGGCCCCGGCGTTCGGTCAGGCCCCGGCGTTCGACCCGCTGTCGTCGCCGTCCGGGTCGTCGTACGCGCCGGAGCGGCGGAAGGAGGGCATGTGGCCGACCCCCGCGCCCGGTGACATGCCCGGCGATCTGGGCGGTGACGCCGGCTCCGGCCCGGTCTCCAGTCAGGGCTCCGCCCCTGACTCCCGACCGCCCGAGACGAGCACGCGGAACGGCCGGAGGTCCGGCCGCGCTCCGGGCGCCGACGCCACGGGCCCGCACCGTCCCCAGGTGGGGCGCAGGCGCAAGGAGCAGACCCAGCGAGGGACGGACCACGACCCCCGCGCCAGGCTGCTGCTCCTCGTGGCGGGCGTCGCCGTGCTCGCGGTGATCGTCACGATCGCGCTCGTCCTGCTGCCGGGCGGTTCCAAGGATCCGGGAGGGACGGCGGCCGGGACGCGCGGCCCGGCGACCGGGGCGGCCGGGGCGGGCTCGGGCGGCGCGAAGGCGGCCGGGCGCTCCCTTCCCGCCGTACGCGTGCCCGAGGGTTACCGCCTCATGACCGAGGGCGGGGTGTCGATGGCGGTGCCCCGGGCGTGGACGGCGACGACCGACGACAGCGGGACCGTCAGGTTCCTCGGCCCCAAGGACACGGGGCAGAGCATCATCGTCAAGAAGATCCCCGACGGCGGCCTGGAGGCGCTGCGGGCCGCGGAGCAGAACCTGAACATCAAGGACTACCCGGACTACACGCAGATCCAGTTGCGGGCGGCGGACTACTACTATCCCGCCGCCGACTGGGAGTACACCTACACCAACTCCAGCCAGGTCACCGTCCACTCGGTCATCCGCTACCTGGAGGCGGACGGCCGGGCCTTCGCGGTCATGTTCGCCTCGCCCGACTTCGACTGGACCGAAGCCGCCGCGCCGGTGCGGCAGGCCCTCTGGAACACTTTCCGCCCCGCGTAA
- a CDS encoding bifunctional 3'-5' exonuclease/DNA polymerase — MHVVVAAGAEGGGTIRPLGGTAARVPDLAAAVRSLEAAERPRWVWADARRVYPALLAAGVRLSRCHDVALTEGLLLGAGGRHGEPRQARAAHARLRGLPVPEDPHEAAEGHQPGGTQASLFEPAPAEDPASEAAMVAEVVEDQLRRVARTPDPGRFRLLVAAESAGALVAAEMRHDGMPWREDVHDELLTGLLGPRPAHGMRPAKLQALADEVAAAFGQPVNPDSPQQIVRAFKAAGIEVPSTRSHVLKAVDHPAVAPLLAYKELSRLHSAHGWAWAAQWVGGGRLRPEYVVGGVVSGRWATSGGGALQIPKVMRRVVVADDGWTLVVADAAQLEPRVLAALSGDRGLARAAGEIDLYAALAGAFGGVRDSAKIAMLSAMYGGTSGDASKLLPVMRRRFPKAYAFVEDAARAGEEGRIVRSWLGRTCPPPSERWRLLVAGPEGARAARDRGRFTRNFVVQATAAEWALTLLAVLRGLLPDPARLVFFQHDEVMVHCPLGLAAEVRAAVGRAADEATRLLFGDTPVRFPMEAAAVACYADAK; from the coding sequence ATGCACGTCGTGGTCGCGGCCGGCGCCGAGGGGGGCGGGACGATCCGGCCGCTCGGCGGGACCGCGGCCCGGGTGCCCGACCTCGCCGCGGCCGTGCGGTCGCTGGAGGCCGCCGAGCGGCCCCGCTGGGTCTGGGCCGACGCGCGCCGCGTCTACCCGGCCCTCCTGGCGGCCGGCGTACGGCTGTCGCGGTGCCACGACGTCGCGCTGACCGAGGGGCTGCTGCTGGGCGCCGGCGGCCGTCACGGGGAGCCCAGGCAGGCGCGGGCGGCCCACGCGCGCCTGCGCGGCCTTCCGGTGCCCGAGGACCCGCACGAGGCCGCGGAGGGGCACCAGCCGGGCGGCACGCAGGCGAGCCTCTTCGAGCCCGCGCCGGCCGAGGACCCCGCGTCCGAGGCCGCCATGGTCGCCGAGGTGGTCGAGGACCAGCTCCGCCGCGTCGCCCGCACGCCCGATCCCGGGCGGTTCCGCCTGCTCGTCGCCGCCGAGTCGGCCGGGGCGCTGGTCGCGGCCGAGATGCGGCACGACGGCATGCCGTGGCGCGAAGACGTCCACGACGAGTTGCTGACCGGCCTGCTCGGGCCGCGCCCCGCCCACGGCATGCGGCCCGCGAAGCTCCAGGCGCTGGCCGACGAGGTGGCGGCCGCCTTCGGGCAGCCGGTGAACCCCGACTCCCCGCAGCAGATCGTCCGGGCGTTCAAGGCGGCGGGGATCGAGGTCCCGTCGACCCGCTCGCACGTGCTCAAGGCGGTCGATCATCCGGCCGTCGCGCCGCTGCTCGCCTACAAGGAACTGTCCCGCCTGCACAGCGCCCACGGCTGGGCCTGGGCCGCGCAGTGGGTCGGCGGCGGCCGCCTGCGTCCCGAGTACGTCGTCGGCGGGGTGGTGAGCGGCCGGTGGGCCACCAGCGGCGGGGGCGCGCTGCAGATCCCCAAGGTGATGCGCCGGGTCGTGGTGGCCGACGACGGCTGGACCCTCGTGGTCGCCGACGCCGCCCAACTCGAACCCCGCGTGCTGGCGGCGCTGTCCGGCGACCGGGGGCTCGCGCGGGCGGCCGGGGAGATCGACCTGTACGCCGCGCTGGCCGGGGCCTTCGGCGGCGTGCGCGACTCGGCCAAAATCGCCATGCTGTCCGCGATGTACGGCGGGACCAGCGGCGACGCCTCCAAGCTGCTGCCCGTCATGCGGCGGCGCTTCCCGAAGGCGTACGCGTTCGTGGAGGACGCCGCCCGCGCGGGGGAGGAGGGGCGGATCGTCCGGTCGTGGCTCGGCCGCACCTGCCCGCCGCCGTCGGAGCGGTGGCGCCTCCTGGTGGCCGGGCCGGAGGGCGCGCGGGCGGCCCGGGACCGGGGGAGGTTCACCCGCAACTTCGTCGTGCAGGCGACGGCGGCCGAGTGGGCGCTGACGCTCCTCGCGGTGCTGCGCGGGCTGCTTCCGGACCCGGCGCGGCTGGTGTTCTTCCAGCACGACGAGGTGATGGTGCACTGCCCGCTCGGCCTGGCCGCCGAGGTCCGCGCGGCGGTCGGCCGGGCGGCGGACGAGGCGACCCGCCTGCTGTTCGGCGACACCCCGGTCCGCTTCCCGATGGAGGCGGCGGCGGTCGCCTGCTACGCCGACGCCAAGTGA
- a CDS encoding metallophosphoesterase family protein has protein sequence MVDVGTAAARGKQVSSRVSEAGAGWDCSQIGTFQALRPNQDSFSWLSPATLWRSRNEVIAQLFGDPSPKVRRRWVAAQRDRGADPDFRVGLDLGEEFSFLLLGDTGEGDASQYAVVPGLLRLGEGTSFAVVASDVIYPTGSGNEYCDKFFRPYKDYPAPIFAIPGNHDWYDGLGGFMRVFCDARPLSAERRGFRLSPGGLRGLLWKKPETIDEDALAEARKMRPNPGPALPGPYWVIDTGRLLLVGIDTGIKGTLDREQGEWLRRVSADPRPKVLVTGKPIYVNNAYHPCEIEGGGTVDDVVRDPANNYVAAVGGDVHNYQRYPVRVDGRLIQYVVSGGGGAFMHATHTIPRVDVAGVHEDDFKCYPLRGDSLSFYSLLYSRRLRLRGLYVTPEEGLALMSRQIGNLPPRPTPGAPVGARVKWAARLLGGWPMPFRLPVGRVFHRYISELSDWDTPPFFKSFLHMSVTGDTLRLRCFAATGCLPQEQEPPLEDEVEISL, from the coding sequence ATGGTCGATGTGGGCACGGCGGCGGCGCGGGGAAAGCAGGTCTCGTCACGGGTTTCCGAGGCGGGAGCGGGCTGGGACTGCTCGCAGATCGGCACGTTCCAGGCGCTGCGCCCCAACCAGGACTCCTTCAGCTGGCTGAGCCCGGCGACCCTGTGGCGGTCGCGCAACGAGGTGATCGCCCAGCTGTTCGGCGATCCCTCCCCGAAGGTGCGCCGCCGCTGGGTGGCGGCCCAGCGCGACCGCGGCGCCGACCCCGACTTCCGGGTCGGGCTCGACCTGGGGGAGGAGTTCTCGTTCCTGCTGCTCGGCGACACCGGCGAGGGCGACGCCTCGCAGTACGCGGTGGTGCCCGGGCTGCTCAGGCTGGGTGAGGGCACGTCGTTCGCCGTCGTCGCCAGCGACGTGATCTACCCGACCGGCTCGGGCAACGAGTACTGCGACAAGTTCTTCCGGCCCTACAAGGACTACCCGGCCCCGATCTTCGCGATTCCCGGCAACCACGACTGGTACGACGGGCTCGGCGGCTTCATGCGGGTCTTCTGCGACGCCCGCCCCCTGTCCGCCGAACGGCGCGGCTTCCGCCTGTCGCCCGGCGGGCTGCGCGGGCTGCTGTGGAAGAAGCCGGAGACGATCGACGAGGACGCCCTGGCCGAGGCGAGGAAGATGCGTCCGAATCCCGGCCCGGCCCTGCCGGGGCCGTACTGGGTGATCGACACCGGCCGCCTGCTGCTGGTCGGCATCGACACCGGGATCAAGGGCACCCTCGACCGCGAGCAGGGCGAGTGGCTGCGCCGGGTCTCCGCGGACCCCCGGCCCAAGGTCCTGGTCACCGGCAAGCCGATCTACGTCAACAACGCCTACCACCCGTGTGAGATCGAGGGCGGCGGCACGGTGGACGACGTCGTCCGCGACCCGGCGAACAACTACGTGGCCGCCGTCGGCGGCGACGTCCACAACTACCAGCGCTATCCCGTACGGGTGGACGGCCGCCTCATCCAGTACGTCGTCTCGGGGGGCGGCGGGGCGTTCATGCACGCCACGCACACCATCCCGCGGGTGGACGTGGCAGGCGTCCACGAGGACGACTTCAAGTGCTATCCGCTGCGCGGCGACTCGCTGTCGTTCTACAGCCTCCTCTACAGCAGGCGGCTGCGGCTGCGCGGGCTCTACGTCACCCCGGAGGAGGGCCTCGCCCTGATGTCCCGTCAGATCGGGAACCTCCCGCCCCGGCCCACGCCCGGGGCGCCGGTCGGCGCTCGGGTGAAGTGGGCGGCCCGGCTCCTCGGCGGCTGGCCGATGCCGTTCCGCCTGCCGGTCGGGCGGGTCTTCCACCGGTACATCTCGGAGCTGTCCGACTGGGACACCCCGCCCTTCTTCAAGAGCTTCCTGCACATGTCGGTCACCGGGGACACACTGCGGCTGCGCTGCTTCGCCGCCACCGGCTGCCTCCCCCAGGAGCAGGAGCCCCCGCTGGAGGACGAGGTCGAAATCTCCCTCTGA